Proteins from one Erythrolamprus reginae isolate rEryReg1 chromosome 6, rEryReg1.hap1, whole genome shotgun sequence genomic window:
- the CBX6 gene encoding chromobox protein homolog 6 isoform X1 has product MELSAVGERVFAAESIIKRRIRKGRIEYLVKWKGWAIKYSTWEPEENILDSRLIVAFEQKERERELYGPKKRGPKPKTFLLKARAQAEALHIGDVHLSVKPSSSTSSAKLHSSAAVHRLKKDIRRCHRMSRRPLPRPDPQNSGVGGSTGLRPPVSPFSETVRIINRKVKPREPKRSRIILNLKVIDKSGKGASGGGNLARTKIPSRNRVIGKSKKFSESMLRNQIRHMKFGSFPLYNKPSVPTPSLEGKTEAGGSQGASCGLMGSSAYDARSSSSSDCPSPAPHSSSDPDDSPPKLLPEILNPAVPDWRESEVLDLSIPPESAVTSKQSPSRGNGVGQSPSSPLSSDPEQEAGDWRPEMSPCSNVVVTDVTSNLLTVTIKEFCNAEDFEKVAAAGGGGGGGGGGGK; this is encoded by the exons ATGGAGCTCTCTGCAGTGGGCGAGCGGGTCTTCGCGGCCGAATCCATCATCAAGCGGAGGATCCGAAAG GGACGCATCGAATACCTGGTGAAATGGAAAGGCTGGGCCATCAA GTACAGCACTTGGGAACCCGAGGAAAATATCCTAGACTCTCGCTTGATTGTAGCCTTTGAGCAAAA GGAACGAGAGCGTGAACTTTATGGACCTAAGAAGAGAGGACCGAAACCTAAAACTTTTCTGCTAAAG GCTCGGGCCCAAGCAGAGGCCCTACACATTGGGGATGTTCATTTGTCTGTCAAGCCTAGTTCTAGCACATCCTCAGCAAAACTGCACTCCAGTGCTGCAGTGCACCGGCTCAAGAAGGACATCCGAAGATGCCACCGAATGTCCCGGCGCCCATTGCCCCGCCCGGATCCACAAAACAGTGGAGTGGGTGGGAGCACTGGCCTACGCCCCCCTGTCTCTCCTTTCTCAGAGACGGTTCGCATCATCAACCGCAAAGTGAAACCTCGTGAGCCCAAGCGTAGTCGTATTATTCTCAATCTGAAAGTCATTGATAAAAGTGGCAAAGGAGCAAGTGGGGGAGGAAACTTGGCACGTACTAAGATCCCGTCCCGAAATCGTGTAATTGGTAAGAGCAAGAAGTTTAGTGAGAGCATGCTTCGTAATCAGATCCGCCACATGAAATTCGGAAGCTTCCCTCTGTATAACAAGCCATCTGTTCCAACCCCATCATTAGAAGGGAAGACAGAGGCAGGAGGTTCCCAAGGTGCTTCTTGTGGACTCATGGGCTCTTCTGCCTATGATGCCCGCAGCTCCAGCTCCTCCGACTGCCCCTCACCAGCTCCACACTCTTCATCTGATCCAGATGATTCCCCACCAAAGCTGCTTCCCGAGATTCTGAATCCTGCCGTTCCTGACTGGCGTGAATCTGAGGTCCTCGATCTGTCAATTCCACCTGAGTCAGCAGTGACCAGTAAGCAGTCACCTTCCAGAGGGAATGGAGTAGGTCAGAGCCCATCGTCTCCACTGTCTTCTGACCCAGAACAGGAGGCTGGTGATTGGCGACCTGAAATGTCTCCATGCTCTAATGTGGTCGTTACTGATGTCACCAGCAACCTATTAACGGTCACAATCAAGGAATTCTGCAATGCTGAAGATTTTGaaaaagtggcagcagctggaggtggtggagggggaggaggaggaggaggcaaataA
- the CBX6 gene encoding chromobox protein homolog 6 isoform X2, with protein MELSAVGERVFAAESIIKRRIRKGRIEYLVKWKGWAIKYSTWEPEENILDSRLIVAFEQKERERELYGPKKRGPKPKTFLLKPSSSTSSAKLHSSAAVHRLKKDIRRCHRMSRRPLPRPDPQNSGVGGSTGLRPPVSPFSETVRIINRKVKPREPKRSRIILNLKVIDKSGKGASGGGNLARTKIPSRNRVIGKSKKFSESMLRNQIRHMKFGSFPLYNKPSVPTPSLEGKTEAGGSQGASCGLMGSSAYDARSSSSSDCPSPAPHSSSDPDDSPPKLLPEILNPAVPDWRESEVLDLSIPPESAVTSKQSPSRGNGVGQSPSSPLSSDPEQEAGDWRPEMSPCSNVVVTDVTSNLLTVTIKEFCNAEDFEKVAAAGGGGGGGGGGGK; from the exons ATGGAGCTCTCTGCAGTGGGCGAGCGGGTCTTCGCGGCCGAATCCATCATCAAGCGGAGGATCCGAAAG GGACGCATCGAATACCTGGTGAAATGGAAAGGCTGGGCCATCAA GTACAGCACTTGGGAACCCGAGGAAAATATCCTAGACTCTCGCTTGATTGTAGCCTTTGAGCAAAA GGAACGAGAGCGTGAACTTTATGGACCTAAGAAGAGAGGACCGAAACCTAAAACTTTTCTGCTAAAG CCTAGTTCTAGCACATCCTCAGCAAAACTGCACTCCAGTGCTGCAGTGCACCGGCTCAAGAAGGACATCCGAAGATGCCACCGAATGTCCCGGCGCCCATTGCCCCGCCCGGATCCACAAAACAGTGGAGTGGGTGGGAGCACTGGCCTACGCCCCCCTGTCTCTCCTTTCTCAGAGACGGTTCGCATCATCAACCGCAAAGTGAAACCTCGTGAGCCCAAGCGTAGTCGTATTATTCTCAATCTGAAAGTCATTGATAAAAGTGGCAAAGGAGCAAGTGGGGGAGGAAACTTGGCACGTACTAAGATCCCGTCCCGAAATCGTGTAATTGGTAAGAGCAAGAAGTTTAGTGAGAGCATGCTTCGTAATCAGATCCGCCACATGAAATTCGGAAGCTTCCCTCTGTATAACAAGCCATCTGTTCCAACCCCATCATTAGAAGGGAAGACAGAGGCAGGAGGTTCCCAAGGTGCTTCTTGTGGACTCATGGGCTCTTCTGCCTATGATGCCCGCAGCTCCAGCTCCTCCGACTGCCCCTCACCAGCTCCACACTCTTCATCTGATCCAGATGATTCCCCACCAAAGCTGCTTCCCGAGATTCTGAATCCTGCCGTTCCTGACTGGCGTGAATCTGAGGTCCTCGATCTGTCAATTCCACCTGAGTCAGCAGTGACCAGTAAGCAGTCACCTTCCAGAGGGAATGGAGTAGGTCAGAGCCCATCGTCTCCACTGTCTTCTGACCCAGAACAGGAGGCTGGTGATTGGCGACCTGAAATGTCTCCATGCTCTAATGTGGTCGTTACTGATGTCACCAGCAACCTATTAACGGTCACAATCAAGGAATTCTGCAATGCTGAAGATTTTGaaaaagtggcagcagctggaggtggtggagggggaggaggaggaggaggcaaataA